Below is a genomic region from Carassius carassius chromosome 50, fCarCar2.1, whole genome shotgun sequence.
CCATTTTCTTTACTGTCAGAGCGtcatgattggttgaatggtaagctgacatctgattggctaaagagtatgATGACCCGTGTGAGAGTAGAGCTGGCAGCAAAGtctaaaaaatacacatttgtgaATTTTTCTAATTGATGGGTAGATGTGCAGACATTAATAATTAGCATTGGGTCTAATTAATTGGGAGTTTTTAGTGTGTGCGTTTAGACTCGATGTCATTGAATGCACGTGTGCCACttgatccacaaatgcacatctTCCTTGTTGCATGCGCAAATTCTGATGCActaatgcaaaataaaacatttgtattcACAGATATGTTTCTATGCGTACCAACTGCTGCGCATTCATGTAATTCTGAATCTGACAGTCACAAGTTGACAGGCATTTGGTTGTGAATAGTAAGacacatttgtaacatttatcaaGTTCATGGATAGTTGTGCACACATTCATTAGTAAATCTGAAACTATTTCAACTTTCCAATGTTTGCATACAGGAATACATTTATAAACTACAAGAAACAAATGAATGCAGTTAAAGGGGAAATTTCGCCCcgtgtatttatttatgcaaatttCAAAACGTGATTTTTGTAGAGGCAAATGCATTTGATCGCTTTAAATCGCCTTTACAAACATATTTTCCCTCAGTGGTGCTAAGATGAGGTGTTTTCTCCGAACTGAATATCTGCTCCAATCAACACGTAATCCTGTGCAAGAAACAAGTTTAAAATGCACTTATGGTTACAGGGTCTCTCTAAATGTTATGAGCCACTCATATCTCATAAAATGctatatttacaataattataaaatatcacAATCATGAAAACGTGAGCTTACTTTAAGAACCTTAACTTGAGGTTTTAGAACGTGTACCTTCCCAATATAGGATCCTAATAAACCAGGAAGTTGAAAACCTTTGGCTAAGTGAGCTGAGAAGGGTTGATGAGATTATGAGTTAATAACATGCTCATCTTCTGAAACTACATCATCATTCGTTATAGCAAAAAACTCTTACCTTTAATAATGGGAAACACAATGTCGTGCATGATCACGGTCAGGAAATTGTTTTTTTTGAACTGCTGATTAGAATTATTGTTCAGGTGAgacttgattttatttatttattagtatttatttttaaacacacttTTAATAATAACTTCCTTTTGACTCGTACCTTTAATGGTTTGCCGTTCATACTCCCTTCAATTCTGTTCAAGAGAATATAGAGTTACCATTATTGTCTTTTTGAGATGCTTATCACACTTCACAAATACTCACTTCTCAAGGGTTAAATCGAATACCAGATCACCCTTTTCTACAGACATTTGAACACTGGCAACGCTTTCCTGTTGGTCGAAAGAAGATGTAAAAGTTATTGAAATATATGCCAAAAGCCAATAATAACTGAAAATTAGTCTGTATACCCTTGGTTCTTAGTATCTGGTGTTACTTCCTTAATTATCAATGATTCTTGTTTATCTCTTGTCACAGTGAAGCTGCTCATTGTTAATAAGAAAGTTGATTCTTCCCAGCAGTGGCTATATATAATGTTCAGATTCAGCTCTGACACTTATAACAATTGAAAAAATAATACTGTATGTGATTATTACAAACATTCATTTGCTGCAAACATTCATTGATGCTCAATAGGATAACACATTATATTAAGAACCAAGAAGATAAAAACCTTTGAAGATGATTTGTCTAATGTTCCAAAATGTCTGTATAGTCGGTGTGTGTAAATGGGGTATGCGAAATTGACCTCAAGTGTATAAATGCACCTCATTTGTCTCTCCTCAGTGACTCACCAGATCGAGGACAAAGAGTTTATGCGGTATGTCGTCAGATTGGACATCATAAGCTGTCACTGTACTCAGGAGCTGAAGAATCACATGATCTTGTTCAAATTTAATGATGGGCTCCTTCACTGTCTTGACCTTCAGATCCAGCTTCAGATCAGGGTGTGTTTCAGAAATCTGCAAGTAAAAATCAGGTTATTGCATTTggttttttgtttctttcataCAAAGAATATGAACAAGTGGCTCTTAGTCATCTTCATTGTTAAGTTTATATTTTGTGTTCTGTGTggaattatttgaataaaatggcAACATTTTCATACTTGAGGAATGAATGCTCCAAATGTTGTGGTGCTGAGACGAATTGGAGAAACAGAAGGCACCTGTATCAAAAAAAGCTGTCACTGTTTGTGTCAGTTATAGTCCTCAACTTATGAATAAGTAAAAGCGAGATGAAAACCAGAAGATAAAATGACGATTACACACAGTAAAATAATGCAATCATACATATGCATCCctttacatttgtaatataaaCTGTAATTCATGCAGCCACTTCAATTCAATCTCTATATAAAGTGACTATACTTGCACTTCTTAAAACTGACAGCTTGTGCCATTTTAAACTCACCATGTCATCAGTGATTCTGATGTTAGACACATTAGTTTTGTGGAGCACCATGAATGCTGAGTTGATGGTGAAAGCAGATACTGCAATGTAGAACATGTTGGTTCTCTGGGAAGCCAATGAGAAAGCTGGGGGAGGAGAGAGGGGGGGTTCTATGTGCTGTTGAGTGTTGTTGAATACACCCTAAAATTGTGACAAACATCCAAACTCAgctgtaaaacaatatattttggcaaggaatgtttgtcatgtttgttaGAGTAATGTGTCCATTTCTGCCTGATGCTTTAGATTTAATTCAACTATTTTCCATTTTACCTTTAATCCCATCTCAATGTTGTTAGCAGAGATGTCAACAGACATCAGAGAGTAGTCAATCTCAGCATATTCACTTACTTCGGCTATAATTTAAGGGTCACAACAAAAAGAACATATGATTTTGGATGTCATAAATGTTGTCATGGAAGAATTTTCATACTCATTGCAGTCGTTGGTTTAGTGTTTAATCATAGCACCTTTTAATGTGTAACACCATAGCTGTTTGTTTAAATCATTAAGGTGCGTTTTCAATGCCGGACAGATCTGAAACAACAAATTATATTGAAATAAGATGGATATTTggcattggttttcttttgtaaACAGGGAATGTTCAGCAAATGTCTTACCTTACTCTTCAAATACATCTCCAACAATTGTTTAAACCGAGAAATAAGATTATTAACAATCACTCTGTCaatagaaataaaattgtaaCAAAATCAAAATGTTAGTTCTCATGAGCACAGAAATTAGCTGTAAGCTGATACTAATACAGACACAAACCAGAACATTTATATTAGGGTACAACAGGGCTAAAGGTGCCCTGGGGTAAAAGACACCTTTGATATTATTTTCATCTAAACCAGTAGATAGCACAAAAACGTAGCTTCCAAAACATCCGCTTTTCAAGATGCATGTGTATATTTGTCTGATCCTTGACGCGATCGCGCGCAGCAGTGCAAAGTTGATTCTGTGCTTACTTGatctaatatttgtt
It encodes:
- the LOC132133696 gene encoding bactericidal permeability-increasing protein-like, with translation MSVDISANNIEMGLKGVFNNTQQHIEPPLSPPPAFSLASQRTNMFYIAVSAFTINSAFMVLHKTNVSNIRITDDMVPSVSPIRLSTTTFGAFIPQISETHPDLKLDLKVKTVKEPIIKFEQDHVILQLLSTVTAYDVQSDDIPHKLFVLDLESVASVQMSVEKGDLVFDLTLEK